The Myxococcales bacterium genomic sequence GCTATGCAGCTCTCGAAGGCGGTGAAGCGCGACTCTCCTTCCCGCTTCCGTACAAAGGCAATAGTTAAGTTCGCCGACCTTGGAGCGAGACCGGTCCGCCACCGCATCGACACGGTTCCACAGCCACCCATCCGCCGAGCAACTGTACCAACCCCATTGTACAGCGAGAGTGTCAGGGCTGACCAAAAGGACACCTTAATCAACAAACCGGTGATGTTGGACCTTCCACAAGGCTCAACGCACGTTTACGTTCGCGTCGAGGTGTCAACCGAAGAATATCCAATGTACGTGCTGGAGAACAGCAAGTTCAACGACGTTTGGATGTTCAGCCTCATGTTCCCAGACCCTATAGCTAAATTCGAGATGACGGGCAAAGTGAACCAGTCTCACGCCCAAGGCGCAACGACCACCTTTGAACGTTGCCTCGATATAGAAGATGCGGCCAAAAATGCAGCGTTCCCGCTTCGTGGCGTGATCGGGGCTCAGAACGTCGCCGACGATGATCGAACGACCATCGTAACGGTCAGCATCGCTGACACGTGCGATGGGGTTCTCGAAATCACCGAGTTCGAAGGTTCGGCGAAGACGAGCGATAACGGTTTCGCATTGTTCCCCAGGGTGGCTGCTACGAAAGAAAATGAGCGCGATGGCAACGTAGCGGGCCAATATCTCTCGATTCCGCTGAAGTCGCAGCTACCAGCTGCCTTCGGCATGCCAGCGACGCTTACTTATACCCCGAGCAGCGCCGTGATCACGGAAGTCGAGCTGTTCCAGAGGGTTGGAGGCATCGACAAAACCCTAGGCAAGAACTACCTGTTACAGGCGGAAAAATCCCAACCCGGTAAAGTCCACTTCAAAGGCCTCCGACTGGCGCCATCGGCCCAAGAGCCGACTGCCAGTCGAATCCAGGTAGTAGCTGTTCTCAAGGGTACCGTCGCAGGAAAAGAAGCGACCTCGAAAGCCGTTCCGCTGGTCATCGATGACCTCTACAGTAATTTTACGCCTATTTATTTAGCACCCGACGTAGCGGGCTACTCCTCCTCGCTTCGCTATCCCACGCAGAAAGAGTCCGGCGGAGACGCTTGGGGGACAAAATCGCTACTCGACTGGCTCTTCGCATCCCCGCTCGTCTACAACGATATCTCGGCCGCCCAAGTCAAGCAGGTAAAGGTCACGAAGGAGACAATGCCAAAGAAAATTCCGGCCGAATTCGCGACGAAGATACGGTCCGTGCTTGACCATTCTGGACACAGCGATGGTCAGCAGGTCGATGTTCGGTATTGGGACGGGTCAGGCGGATTCACCGAGCCGCTGAATGGAGTGGACCACGGCGCCGGGATTGCGCAACTTGCGAGCGAGGCGCTTGCGGAAGTAAAGGCGGCTGCGCCCAATGGCGGTGTTCCACCTAACGTTGCAGGGCTGCCGAATCTTTCTAAGTTGCTGGCATGGATCAGAGAGAATCGAACGGAGCTTGACCTGTACGCTGACGACACTGCGGTCCGACGGATCTACATCGGCCAGGCGTTTATTTCGTCGCTGCTTATTGAGGGAAGTTTCGAGGGGAAGGTTGTGCCCACTGCCGGGACATGGACAAGCAAGAGCGTCAAGATTTTGGCGGCGCCGAGTCATCTGCACCACTGGCACGTCAGCACTAACCTGCGTTGAGGATTTGGAGCATAGGGCGAACAAGCGTAACGCCTCGTGGACCGTGTTGACAGGTCCAGCGACGTGGTGCGTGCGCACGTTTCTACGGTTTGAAGTCTGCCGGCAAGAGGATGGCGCCAGGGCTCTTGCGTGCGCTCACGGCGACGGCGCGTAGTTTCTCGATCTCGGCTACGGAACGACCATCGAAGATGCGATCGATGAAGAGCGCAAGCTCGTCCCATCAACGCGTTCACCAATGGTGGTCGGCTCCACGTTGCTCAACGATAGACGGCCCTTGGCCGCTTCCACGTCTTTTCCGAGGTGAATGCCAAGGGCGCGCACAAAGCCAAGCACCCTCGCTGGTACTTCACGCGGCATAGAACTCAGTGGCCCCCATCAAGGGCACTGCAATGGGATTCGCCCACGACGCCGCCATCGCACAATGAAGGAGCTCGTGGCGCGCAGAAGCCGTTGAAGCAGCTCATTTGAACGGGGCACCGTTGAGATTCGTTGCAATGGATTGGCGCACAACGTCCTCCAGAGCACGCAAAGGGCGAGCAGAGAACAGGTGCAGCGGGAAGGCACGTCCCTTTGCCGTCACAGCTGCGTGCGGGAAGCATCGTAAATGCGTTTTCGCAGGCGGAGGGGCTGCATATCGTGCCCTCATGGTACAGCGCACAAGCACCATGGATGTCCTGTAGTCCTGACCGCGCGCAAGATGTGATCTCATCCATGGGGCAGTTTGAGGTGTTGGTATCGGTTTCGGGCGCGGTTTCGATAGAGCTGCCGTCGAACAACATGGTGGCAGCGTCTACTTCAATCGATCGGGCGTCAATTGGGGCTTCGGGCACGCTGGGGTTGCTTGTACAAGCGATGAGCAGGGATGAGAGGGTGAGCGTGAGCCACGTCAGTTGGCTGCGCCGGGGGCGGATCGCGTGCGCAGCCATCTTTCCTTGGAGCGTGCGTACGCGCTCTTTGAATGCAAAACATGAAGAGGACCTCGCCCGTGGAACCATCAAGCGTGGACGATATCAAACATGCGGCCACGTTTGGCGGTAGTTTCGTCTAACCGTCTCCTACCCCAAATGGGAGATGCGCTTCGCAGTTTTTTCATATATTGGGTGGCATGTGCCCCGCTCTAACATCCCACTAGGCGCCACGCATGAGCGATTGGTGGAACTCATTTACGATTCCGCAGAAGGCACAAGCGCTTGGACTGATGTGATCTCGGCTTTGGCTTCAGAATTGTCAGCGGACCTTGGGCACCTTTTCTTGATTGCGGGTGACGCTACTTTCACAGACACATGCGTCCACGGTTACGATCTCAGCTTGAATGCACCGTACTTTGAGCGGTTTCAGGCCGAAGATCCCCGCATCACCCTGGGCATAAAGAACTTGGGACGCTTCATGTCTGACGTTGATGTGATTGATTCTCGGCAGTTCGAAGCGTCAGCCTTGTACAACGAGCATCTTGGTCCGGGAAACATTAGGTATACGCTTTTCGGCATGCATCAAATCCAACCGGACTTGAAGGCGGCCCAGGCTTTCATGAGGCCGCGCTCGCGCGGCCCCTTTAGTCACGAGGATGTCTCATGCCTACAGCGCCTCCAGCCGCATCTCTCACGTGCTTTGCGACTTCGTGAGATCCTGAACAAGACTCGCGCTCACGCATCGGACTTGCGAAGCGCCCTAGACATGGTTCCCCTTCCGCTGGCGGTCGTCGACGATAAGGGCCGCTTCTTGACTGCGAACGCGCCTGCAGAAGCGATGCTATTGAAGGGGCCCGCTGTCGTTCTCAAGGGGCAGAGGATTGCGGGTACCCGGCCTCGCGATACGAGCGCGATAGCGCAGGCCGTTGCCGTCTGTTGCCAGCTGGCGACGCCATCGACGGTACGCCCGGTGGCATTGCAGGCTCCGCCGGTAGTGACGATAGAGCGATTGGACCGACGGCCATTGAGCCTCATCTTCCTTCCGCTTCGGCCACGACATACGTTGCGTGATGTTGCAGACCAGAAGGCGCGCGTAGTGGTGATCTTTCACGACCCGGAAGCGGGTGCCCGGTTAAGCGCAAACGTCGTCGCACGACTTCACGGTTTGACACCGAGTGAGGCACGGCTTGCGGTAGCGCTTGCCGCTGGTGATTCTCTCACCCAGCACGCCTCCAACGTTGGCTGCACGGACCAGACCTGTCGAACGCACCTCAAACACATTCTTGAGAAGACCGGAACGCATCGCCAAGCGGAACTTGTTCACTTGCTGTTAGGGAACGTCGCGATTCAGATGGCAAGTGCGGATGGTGTGGTACCGGGCGGATCCGCTTCAGAAGCGGCACGATAGAGATTGTACTAATTTGCAGTTCCGGAGACCGCGTCTGTGTTCTCGGGGCGTTTACTGTCGCATACCCCATTTGGATGAGGACGGGCTGATAGGTCGCGATTTATCTTGGCGAGGTCATGCAAGGCTTTAACAACCAGCCGCCTCCTGAGAAACCGTCGCGATATTGGTGTTGCACAATGAACTCTTCCTCTGCGTGTAACGGCTTCTTTGGTGGCTACCTGCCGCGGCTGTTCTCTTCCTGGGCTTTCGGGTGGGGGCGTGCTTCGGCCGGAGTATTTGGTTTCATCGCGATAAGCTCGATCGAGTTTACGGCTCAGGCGCAATTGAATGCACAGCAACGTGCGGACAGGGAGCACGGGGCGCAAAGCCAGCCGCCCAGGGAACGGCCTCATTCGCCTTCGGACCCACCACCGCCGCCCGTGGCGGTGCCCGAATCGCCGGCAACTAACCCCTCGGCCCCAATTTCAGACCCCACCCCGTCCTCCGCCAACGTCCCCCCCGCGACGTCCGCGCTTTCAGAGCCTGCGGCTTCGCCCGAACCCCAATCTCCTGTGGAAGCAGCAGCCCCATCACCAGTCGCTCCTGTAGTGGTCCCCGCGCGGCCGGCGCCGGTTCCGCCCGCAAAGGCAGGCGTGGCCGCGCCCACGCCGTTCGCGGCATCGCGCTCCACTACCACTCAAGACCTGCATCAGAAAGCCCAAGCACTCCCCAAGCCTGATGAACGCGCAGAAATGAGTTGGGCGGTTACGTCAGTGCGCTTGGGCGTGACCTCCGTAAGCTTGCGCGCGGGTCGCGCTTCCTTTCTGCAAAGTGCTGTCGATGATTGCAAAAGCCAACCGAGTACGGGCTCATGGATCACACCAGATCCGCAAAGCCAATCGTGCGACCTAAACTTCACAGAATCACTAAAGACGCTGGGGCTCTCCGCCCACCTAGGCGGCGACTACTACTTCTTCCGCATCGACGCCAACCACTCCTGGAACAGCGCCGCAAAACTGTACGGATTGGGCCTTTACCCTCTGAATTTCGGCTGGTACTTCCCGCGGTACGGGCTGTTCCCTTACATCACTTCAGGCTTCGCGGTAGATGTGGTTTCGTCTCGGAGAATCAACGAGACTGGCGTCTTAGCGCGACCCAGATTAGGTGTCGGCGGAAAGTATCGCCACAGCGGATGGCTAGGTGCGTCCTTGGACATTGGCTTTGCTTCAGGCGCCGTTGGTGCGCTAGTTGCCCAAGGGTCAGACTCCGAGGAGCTCAGACAGCGAGGGGGGACGGGCACTGCTGTTGATGTCACTTTGGGCGTGGAGTGGTTTTGAACATGAAAGCAATCAAGTCTCTTTCGCTGCTGTCATTGGTGATCTTGACCAGCGTTTGCAATCGCTTGCCCACACCCACTGAAGCCTGCGTTGAGGCGGCCGGGTTGCGCTGCGAACGCCTGACATCGTGTGGGATGCTTTCCAAAGGCGAAGACGAAGCGACCTGCAAAGTCGGCGCGACCCACGCGTGTGTCAGCGGCCTCGTATGCCCAAGCGGAGTACCGTTTCAACCTGCGAGGGTGGATGCATGCCTCGCGCAACTCCGCTCGGCTTCATGTGAGGCGGTTGCGGATCCCGCGTCGATTGCGGCATGCCAGCAGGTATGCGGAGGGCCGCTCTACTCCGATGTTTTGGCAACGCTGGACATTGAAGTGGGTGGCGTCGAACAACTGCACACGCTCGGCCGCGGCCGACAACGCGTAGAGATCACGGCCCCGGCCGCAGCCCTGGCGGTGCCACGCCCGGTGAAGGTCAGTTTGGTCGGTGGCACCGCAATGCGCGGACGCGCCCCCGCCACAAGCACAGCGGTGCTGATCGAGCCTCAGGCGCTGATCTTTATCGCGCCAGTTCGCGTGCGACAACTCGTGCCTCCCGCTCCCGCGGGCCGCCGTTATCGCATGGTGGTCGTGCCCGACAACGCGAATGCCTTCGTGCAGCGTGGACGCGCCCGCGTGATCCAACCAGCCAGCGACGCGAACGATGGCTGGGAAATCTGGGAAGGCGACGCTGAGGGCTCGGGCTTATGGGGCTTTGCCCTTGAAGAGCAAGGTGGTGGGTGTGCACGCGCAGCAGCACGGTTTCAGGAGTGCGGCACACTGAACGCTGAGGAGCAAAATGGAGCTTTCGAGCTCTCATGTCGGGACACCCTCCAAGGGCTTCCGGCGGATTGTCCCTCGCATTTCGATGCGTTCCTCGACGAATGCATCGTACCAGCTTCATGCGCGTCGTTAAGGAGCTCAGGAGGCCTCGATACCCCTGCCCAAAGCGAGGGCTGTCAGCGAGCGCTTCAGACCTTGGACACGGAGTGTGAAAGCAGCGACTTAGGGCCTGATTCAGGCTTAGAGCCACGGCCCGATTCAGGCGTTCCACCCGGTGACAGCGGGTCGAAGCGTGACGCAGCAGCGCCGGATGCAGGATCAACGTCGAGCGGCGCCGCAACTCCCGGAGATGCACTGGCCCCCTGATCGCACGAGCCCCCTTCAACAAACCGTCAACCAAATCGGTGCAAGCCCACTCTCTACAACCGTTACGAGGAACCTATGAAATTTCTAATCGCTGCCGTCCTAACTCTTGCGTTCTCTTCGTTTGCTAGCTCGGAAGAACGTGAACTTGTCACTCAGGTTGCCGGAGATCAATGCGGCGTAATTGCCAGTTATGTCCCGCCCGCTAAGGGTGGTTGCGGAGGTGATACATCCAAAGAAGGTGATATCAAAGTCGGTGGGACCATGAGTGTAGTTGCTGGAAAAAATTACTATGCGCGCTTCACTGTTATTGACAGCAGCGACACGAGCGTTAGCACTTATGACTCAGATCAATATCGAGCAGCAAAGACTGAAACCTGGACAATACCCAGGTACCTGATTTCAGCGTACGATCGGTCTCCGCACAGGGTAAAAATGGAAATCGTTGATGCGGACACAAAGGCAGTTCTTTGCAAAGGCGAGATGGTCGTCACACCGACAGCGCGGTAACCTCGCGTATTCAATCCCCTCGAATAGTAGATGATTGTAGCGGTTCGAGTGTGAGGCGTAGGCTCATGCGGGTAAGGGGCTCAGCGCAAAAAAAAATCTAGGAGCTAAAGGAAGTTCCATGCGGGTGCATATGCGTTGAGCCGGCGCCACCTGGTGCTGGCGGCAACGGGAATCAATGGTTCCATACGTGGGCGTGCGAGTGAGAACGCTAACGGTTTGGTTGGCCGGCGCGCGCAAGCAGCCTTTGCCTACGCCTCACCCAAACCAAGACTGCCAGCCCTACGATCACCGACGCCGCAGGCGGAGCCGCGCCGCTTAATGTGCAACCACCGGACGGCGGCTTGTCCGCGCCGGGCTTCGCGCACACCATCAGCCGCTTGCATGTGGCGCCAGTCGCGCACTCATCGTTAGCGCCGCAAAAGCCCTTGATGTCATCGTAGTCATACTTGGAACGGTCTTCGCCCGGCGCAACCCGACCCGCACAGTTGATGGTCTTCGCACATAGGGCAAGCGGCTGACACGTCAACCCCTCTCTGCAGTCGGCATTGGCCGTACAGATCAATGCTCTACAGTACGGGCCACCGAAGCACGAGTTTGGCTCGCCACCTGCAGGACATTTATCAGGTGGGGGACGAATCACGTCGGCCAAAGCCGCGTCGGAAACCAGAAACAGACACAACACGGGGGTGGCAATGAACAGCCGCTGCAACTTAGTCATGAGGTACTATAGGCGTCGTTGTGATGACACCACAATCCCGAACGTTGCGTGCCGTGCTGCCGCGTGCCTGAAACCCAGAGTGCACCGTGAATCGTCTCAGCGTTGCAAATCTCGCCGGCTACATCGAAGCCACGACGCGTCCTCTTGATCGCGTGCGCCGCCTGCTATTGAGCACGATCGGAGCACCGATGCGCCAGCTGGTGCGCAGCCGCGAGATCCGGGTTGCTGTGTTGGGGGCCTGTGGCATCACCGTAGTCTGGTTTGCCGCCCTTCTTGCGCCGCTTTGGTTGTTGGCTGTCGGACCAATCGTTTGGGGTGTTCCGCATCTCTTGGCTGACGTTCGCTACCTCGTGGTGCAGCCGGGGCTCCATCGACAGCTGCGGTTGATGGCCTGGGCAGCACCTCCGCTTGCATTTGCAGCCCTTGGGGCAGGCGTTTTTGCGGGTCTCGTAACTTGCGCTGCAGTCATTGTGGCAGCCGAGGCATCGTGGAAACGCACGATCCAAGCCGGCCTTGCCCTTACCGCAATCTTCTTTGTTGCCTGGTACATCGGACCTTCACGCGACCTCGCCTTTGCTCACCTTCACAACCTTGTCGCCATAGGATTCTGGTGGTTTTGGCGCCCCCGCGCGCGTCGCCTGCACTACATACCCCTCGCGCTTGTGCTCATTGGAAGCGCGCTGATTCTCGGCGGCGCCCTTGATGGCCTTGTCTGGACCTTAGGCGCGGTGGAGCGATCACCCGCCCCGCAACTCGTGCTTGGCAGTTTCGTCGGTGAGCTATCAGGCGGTTTGCCCGCGCCGTGGAGCATACGACTGGTGTTGTCGTTCGCGTTTTTGCAGTCGGTGCACTACCTCATTTGGCTTCGCATGATTCCTGATGAAGCCCAGCGCCGTGAAACCCCACGAAGCTACCGCCACACCATGAGGACGCTCGCAACTGAGATTGGCCCCATCAGTCTCGCCGTCATCATTGCTTTCGCACTGGGCATAGCACTGTGGGGCGCCGTCGATCTGACGAACGCACGTAGAGGGTACCTGCGTCTGGCCCTATTCCACGGCCATCTTGAGATCGCCGCAGCCACTTGGCTGTGGTTGCGAGGAGGCCTGCGTTGAACTTACGCGCGTGGCTGCTCGCCTTTCTAATAACGCAAACGATTGAGGTGCCCATTTATACGATTGGGTTGCGGCGCAAGGGTTTGAGTACGGCCTCCTTACTGGGTGCAGGCGCTAGCGCCTTTACCCACCCGTTGGTGTGGTTTGTGATTCAGCCGGTGATGCTACCCCGCGTCCACTACATGGCGTTCGTCATAACGGCGGAACTTTTCGCCTGGGTGACAGAAGCGTTGTACCTGCGCATGGCCTCGGTCCCATGGCGCAGAAGCCTCGGGCTTTCCCTTGTTGCGAACTGTATCAGCGTGACCTTGGGCATGGTGCTGATGCCGTAGAGGACGGGGACGTCTCGGGAGGCTAGCGGCGACTTGCAAGGCATCTTGTGGGTAGAGAAAATCCGGGGATCGGGAAGACGAAGTTGTCATAAGGGTTATTATCGGACAAGTGCAATGTAGCGCCCAAGTTCAAATGTCCCCTTCGGCCCAAGTAGAAATGTCCCCTTTGAGCCGCGTTATGCGTCCTCATGGGTGGACTCATGCCGAAGGGATTCGTAACCATGTCCAACCGAGAGATCGATCGAGGCGAGATGATCCGTCGGGTACTCGAGAAGCGTCTGACACAGTCCAAAGCCGCGGGCCTGCTGGGGCTCAGCGTACGCCAAGTAAAGCGCCTTTGCCGGCAGTTCAAAGCGCAAGGGTTGGCTGGGCTTACGTCGCAGCTGCGAGGGCGTCCGAGCAATCGCAAGCTCGCTGCTGAAACGAAGGCAATGGTTGTGGCTCTCGTACGCGAGCGCTACGCGGATTTCGGGCCGAAGCTGGCGCACGAGAAGCTCGTTGAGATCCACGGCATACACGCGAGCCGTGAGACTGTCCGTGGGTGGCTCGCTGAGGCCGGACTGTGGCTCACCCGTGGGGAGCGCAAACGGCGTGTTCATCAGCCCCGGCACCGCCGCCAATGTCTTGGCGAGCTGGTGCAAATTGATGGCTGCGACCATGAGTGGTTCGAGGCGCGCGCTGATCGCTGCACGGCATTGGTCTACGTGGACGATGCGACGGGACGGTTGATGGAACTGCGTTTTGTGGTGAGTGAATCGGCCTTCGACTATTTTGCCGCCACGCAGTCGTATCTAAGTCACTACGGAAAACCGGTGGCGTTTTACAGCGACAAACACAGCATCTTCCGCGTGAACCAGGAAGGCTCGAGCGGCCGTTCCGCCGGTGTTACACAGTTCGGTCGCGCGCTGGGCGATCTCAACATCGAGATCATCTGCGCCAATACGCCGCAGGCCAAAGGCCGTGTCGAGCGCATGAACAAGACCTTGCAGGACCGGCTCGTCAAGGAAATGCGTCTGCGTGAAATAAGCACGATGGCGGACGCAAACGCGTATGCACCGGAGTTCATGGTCGACTACAACCGCCGCTTTGCACATGCGCCGATGAACCCCCATGATGCGCACCGCCCGGTGCAACCAGGCGAAGTCCTTTCGGAGGTTTTCACCTGGCAAGAGGAGCGCACGATGACGCGCAACCTGGTCGTGCATTATCAGCGGCGTACGTACCTGATTGTGCCCAGCCCAGAATCACTCAGCCTCGCCGGACGTCGCGTGCGCCTCTTCGAAGCGGCGGATGGTCAGGTCGAGATCCGCTGCGCCAACCATCTTCTGACCTATACCGTGCTCGACAAGCAACCTCTGGTGGCTCCCGGTGCGATTGTCGAGAACAAGCGGCTTGGCGCCGTGCTCTCAACCATCCGAGCAGGCCAGGAGGAGCGCGACCAGCGTCGATTGGCCTCGAAAAAACTTACGCTTCGACAAAAAACGCACTTACGCGAGTCGCGCGCAGAAACCAATCGTACTGCTGATGTGATCCCATCAGTCCCCAACACTGACCGACTGGCTTCAGCCATTGCGGCCACGCAAGGGTCACCTGAATGCGGGACTGAAATGGCAAACTTCTTCGCCAAGTTCGAGGCCGAACAGAAAGCACGGCGAAAGCGATACAACGACGCCAGTAAGCAGCGCAAACGCGACCGCGAACAATTGGAGATCCAAACCCGAGCCAAGGCGGCCGAGTCTAGTGCGAGGGCCGCTGACGGGGGGCGGCGATGAGCATCAACTCAATGGCAACGGGTCCGCCGGCCTGCGGGCCATTGGGGGCCCGCTGATCGGCCGACTCCGCACCCGCCGCCCCCAAGGTGCTACCATCCCTCAATACCCATAAGGGGACATTCCTACTTTGCAGGAATGGGGACATTTCTACTTGGGCCTAACATCTGACTCGACGCGTTGTCTCCTTTAAACTTCCTATCCACGCTAGACCCAGAGCCCCAGCGCGCCCGGGTGACCTCGTCTGTCTAGACCCAGCTCCCCACTTCTCCCTCGAGCGGCGCCCCGTCTACCCCGGAACCCTCGATCAGGCGAATCTCACACCAGTGCGCTCAGGTTTTGGCGTTTCTCGGGTGCCGGTGACAGGCACCAAACGGGCGGCCGACTTTGCGTTAAGCTGCCGACTGCATGCGGCCCGGCAATCGCTTTCGCTTTCAGTATTC encodes the following:
- a CDS encoding ISNCY family transposase; protein product: MSNREIDRGEMIRRVLEKRLTQSKAAGLLGLSVRQVKRLCRQFKAQGLAGLTSQLRGRPSNRKLAAETKAMVVALVRERYADFGPKLAHEKLVEIHGIHASRETVRGWLAEAGLWLTRGERKRRVHQPRHRRQCLGELVQIDGCDHEWFEARADRCTALVYVDDATGRLMELRFVVSESAFDYFAATQSYLSHYGKPVAFYSDKHSIFRVNQEGSSGRSAGVTQFGRALGDLNIEIICANTPQAKGRVERMNKTLQDRLVKEMRLREISTMADANAYAPEFMVDYNRRFAHAPMNPHDAHRPVQPGEVLSEVFTWQEERTMTRNLVVHYQRRTYLIVPSPESLSLAGRRVRLFEAADGQVEIRCANHLLTYTVLDKQPLVAPGAIVENKRLGAVLSTIRAGQEERDQRRLASKKLTLRQKTHLRESRAETNRTADVIPSVPNTDRLASAIAATQGSPECGTEMANFFAKFEAEQKARRKRYNDASKQRKRDREQLEIQTRAKAAESSARAADGGRR
- a CDS encoding helix-turn-helix transcriptional regulator; translation: MELIYDSAEGTSAWTDVISALASELSADLGHLFLIAGDATFTDTCVHGYDLSLNAPYFERFQAEDPRITLGIKNLGRFMSDVDVIDSRQFEASALYNEHLGPGNIRYTLFGMHQIQPDLKAAQAFMRPRSRGPFSHEDVSCLQRLQPHLSRALRLREILNKTRAHASDLRSALDMVPLPLAVVDDKGRFLTANAPAEAMLLKGPAVVLKGQRIAGTRPRDTSAIAQAVAVCCQLATPSTVRPVALQAPPVVTIERLDRRPLSLIFLPLRPRHTLRDVADQKARVVVIFHDPEAGARLSANVVARLHGLTPSEARLAVALAAGDSLTQHASNVGCTDQTCRTHLKHILEKTGTHRQAELVHLLLGNVAIQMASADGVVPGGSASEAAR